A region from the Chromatiales bacterium 21-64-14 genome encodes:
- a CDS encoding DNA-directed RNA polymerase subunit alpha gives MQGSVSEFLKPRLVDIQVINDRHAKVVLEPLERGFGHTLGNALRRILLSSMPGCAVSEVEIHSVLHEYTTIEGVQEDVIEILLNLKGLAIRMHAREEATLNVKKKGPGVVTAGDIVLDHDIEIVNPGHVIAHLTKAGELNMSLKIVRGRGYRPAVRGVVGEEESGPIGRLQLDASFSPVYRVTYSVESARVEQRTDLDKLVIDIETNGTIDPEEAIRRAASILQDQLSVFVDLEGKEDSRPQKQEAEIDPILLRPVDDLELTVRSANCLKAENIYYIGDLIQRTEVELLKTPNLGKKSLTEIKDVLASHGLSLGMRLENWPPPGLKDLDKDREKVSA, from the coding sequence ATGCAGGGCTCTGTATCTGAATTTCTGAAGCCGCGCCTGGTCGACATCCAGGTTATCAACGACAGGCACGCAAAGGTTGTGCTGGAGCCGCTGGAGCGGGGGTTTGGCCATACTCTGGGCAACGCCTTGCGACGCATTCTTCTATCCTCCATGCCGGGCTGTGCCGTCTCTGAGGTCGAGATCCATAGCGTCCTGCACGAGTACACCACTATCGAGGGTGTGCAGGAGGACGTGATCGAGATCCTGCTGAACCTGAAAGGATTGGCGATTCGGATGCATGCTCGCGAGGAGGCCACGCTTAACGTCAAGAAGAAGGGTCCGGGCGTGGTGACCGCTGGCGACATCGTTCTCGATCACGACATCGAAATCGTGAATCCAGGCCATGTAATCGCCCACCTGACCAAGGCGGGTGAACTCAATATGAGCCTGAAGATCGTCCGGGGCCGCGGTTACCGGCCAGCCGTGCGAGGTGTCGTCGGAGAGGAGGAGAGCGGTCCGATCGGCCGGCTCCAGCTTGATGCATCCTTCAGCCCGGTTTACCGCGTGACCTACAGTGTGGAAAGCGCGCGCGTCGAACAGAGGACCGATCTGGACAAGCTCGTGATCGACATCGAGACCAACGGGACCATCGATCCGGAAGAAGCGATCCGGCGGGCGGCCAGCATTCTTCAGGACCAGCTCTCGGTGTTCGTGGACCTGGAAGGTAAGGAGGATTCCCGTCCGCAGAAGCAGGAAGCAGAAATCGATCCGATTCTTCTGCGTCCAGTGGACGATCTGGAACTTACCGTCCGGTCTGCCAACTGCTTGAAGGCCGAGAACATCTACTACATTGGTGACCTTATTCAGCGCACCGAAGTCGAGTTACTCAAGACGCCGAACCTGGGCAAGAAATCCCTGACGGAGATCAAAGACGTACTGGCGTCCCATGGGCTTTCTCTTGGGATGCGGTTGGAGAATTGGCCCCCGCCGGGGTTGAAGGACCTCGACAAGGACCGGGAAAAGGTATCGGCCTAG
- a CDS encoding 30S ribosomal protein S11, with translation MAKASPRTRKKIKRNVVDAVVHIHASFNNTIITISDRQGNTLAWATSGGSGFRGSRKSTPFAAQVAAGRVGAVVQEFGVKNLEVWVKGPGPGRESAVRALHSAGFRISSISDVTPIPHNGCRPPKKRRV, from the coding sequence ATGGCGAAGGCGAGTCCGCGTACGCGGAAGAAAATCAAAAGGAACGTAGTGGATGCAGTGGTACACATCCATGCATCCTTCAATAACACGATCATCACCATTAGCGATCGGCAAGGGAACACCCTGGCCTGGGCGACCTCCGGAGGGTCAGGTTTCCGGGGGTCCCGCAAGAGCACGCCGTTCGCCGCGCAGGTTGCCGCCGGGCGGGTCGGTGCGGTGGTTCAGGAGTTTGGCGTAAAGAACCTGGAAGTGTGGGTAAAGGGACCGGGGCCCGGGCGCGAGTCCGCGGTACGAGCCCTGCATTCCGCCGGTTTCCGGATCAGCAGTATCAGCGACGTGACGCCGATCCCGCACAATGGGTGTCGTCCGCCGAAGAAGCGTCGTGTTTAG
- a CDS encoding 30S ribosomal protein S13 — protein sequence MARIAGVNIPVQKHTVIALTSIYGVGRELARRICAAAGVQPDRKVKDLTEGELDALRAEIGKQRVEGDLRREVSMNIKRLMDLGCYRGVRHRRSLPLRGQRTRTNARTRKGPRRAIRK from the coding sequence ATGGCCCGTATTGCAGGTGTCAACATCCCGGTGCAGAAGCATACGGTGATCGCGCTCACGTCGATTTATGGTGTCGGGCGTGAACTCGCGCGCAGGATCTGCGCGGCCGCCGGTGTGCAGCCCGACCGGAAGGTCAAGGATCTCACCGAGGGTGAATTGGATGCCCTGCGTGCGGAGATCGGCAAGCAGCGTGTGGAAGGCGACTTGCGGCGGGAAGTTTCCATGAACATCAAACGTTTGATGGATCTTGGCTGCTACCGTGGGGTGCGGCATCGGCGTTCGCTGCCGCTTCGTGGCCAGCGCACGCGCACCAACGCCCGGACCCGTAAGGGACCCCGGCGCGCCATCCGCAAGTAG
- a CDS encoding 30S ribosomal protein S4, with protein sequence MARNIGPRCRQCRREGVKLFLKGEKCYTSKCAIETRPFPPGQHGQRRRSRLSDYATQLREKQKLRRTYGVLERQFHNYYAAASQRKGSTGENLLQALEGRLDNVVYRMGFAASRTEARQLVRHNGISVNGVRVNIPSYQVQPKDVVAVNEKTRSQLRIQAALDVAQQRGFPGWIEVDAKKMEGVFKARPERSDLPADINEHLVVELYSK encoded by the coding sequence GTGGCTAGAAATATCGGACCAAGATGCCGTCAGTGCCGCCGTGAAGGGGTCAAGCTGTTTCTCAAGGGCGAAAAGTGCTACACGAGCAAGTGCGCGATCGAGACTCGCCCCTTTCCTCCGGGTCAGCACGGCCAGCGCCGCCGGTCGCGACTCTCTGATTATGCGACCCAGCTGCGTGAGAAGCAGAAGTTGCGGCGTACCTATGGAGTCCTGGAGCGCCAATTCCACAACTATTACGCGGCGGCATCGCAGCGTAAGGGTTCTACCGGTGAGAACCTGTTGCAGGCGCTGGAAGGCCGCCTCGACAATGTGGTGTACCGCATGGGCTTTGCGGCGTCCCGTACCGAGGCACGCCAGCTGGTGCGTCACAACGGAATTTCCGTGAACGGGGTCCGGGTCAACATCCCGTCATACCAGGTCCAGCCTAAGGATGTGGTGGCGGTCAATGAAAAGACCCGGTCTCAGTTGCGGATCCAAGCGGCGCTGGATGTTGCGCAGCAGCGTGGATTTCCCGGGTGGATAGAGGTTGACGCGAAGAAAATGGAAGGGGTATTCAAGGCTCGCCCGGAGCGTAGCGATCTTCCGGCCGACATCAACGAACATCTGGTCGTTGAGTTGTACTCCAAGTAA